DNA from Aliarcobacter butzleri:
TTTGGGATTTTTTTGTTGGTAAAAAAGTAATAGAAGATGCATTACCTATATTTGATATTATAACTTTAGCAGCAACTGGAAGTGAAATGAACGGATATGCAGTTGTTACAAATGAAAAAACAAAACAAAAGTTATCTATTTGGTCTTCATGTATTTATCCAAAAGTATCAGTTATTAATCCAGAACTTCAAAAAAGTGTTTCAAAAGAGTATTTAGTTTATTCTGCTTCTGATATTATTGCTCACTGTATTGAAGGATATTTTACTGCAAAAATTCAACCAACTTATATGAGTAGGGTTGTTGAATCTATCATAAAAACAGTTATTGAAACAACAGAAATTTTAATAGAAAATAAAGATGATTATAGTGCAAGAGGAGAGTTTGCTTGGGCAGCTACAAATGCTTTAAATGGAACAACAACAGTTGGAACAAAAGATTTTTCTTTTCCAAATCATCTAATTGAACACTCTTTATCAGCACTTTATAATGTTCCTCATGGAGCAGGGCTTTCTGTTGTAATGCCAGCTTGGATGAAGTGGTATTATAAACAAAATGAAGCTCAATTTATAAGATTTGCAAAAGAAGTTTTTGCTAAAAATAGTGCATTAGAAGGAATTGAAGCTTTAGAAAATTGGTTTAATAAAATAGGAACACCAACAAGATTAAATCAATTTAATTTATCAAAAGAGAATATTCCTGAGATTATAGAAAACTTATCAAATCAACAAGAGTTTTCAAAAGAGCAGTTAGAACAAATCTTAAATAATATGATATAAAAGATTTGAATGGATTTTAAAATCCATTCAAATTTAAAAAAACTGCTTTTAATTTATTTTATCTTTTCCAATAAACTCTTTTTCATTTGCTTTACTTACAATTAAATTTGCTATGTTATCTGTAGAAACTGCAATTTCTTGAGTTTGAGATGCAATAGAAGCATTTTGTTGTGTTTGTTGGTCTAGTTGATTTATTGCATGATTTATTTGTTCAATACCTAAAAGTTGTTCTCTTGAAGAATTTTCAATATCATAAATCAATTTTGTAGAGTTAGAAATATTTGTATTTAACTCTTTATAACCATTTATCATATTATTAGCTATCTCTTTACCTTCATTAGTTTTTAAAGTTGCATTTTCTACTATAGTTTTTATTTCTCTAGCAGCTTCAGCACTTCTATTTGCTAGGTTTCGCACCTCTTGTGCAACAACAGCAAATCCTTTTCCAGCTTCTCCAGCAGTTGCAGCTTCAACAGCAGCATTTAGTGAAAGAATATTTGTTTGGAAAGCTATGTTATCAATAACTGAAATGGCTTCATTTATTTCTGTTACTTGATTGTTGATATCATCCATTGCTTGAGTTGTTTTACTTGCAAGTTTTTCACCTTCTATTGCAGAATTTGTCAACTCTTTTGAGAATTTTGACATTTTTGAAACATTTTGCGTATTATTTCTAATATTTGAAGTAATTTGCTCTAAAGAAGCTGCAGTTTGTTCTAAAGAAGCTGCTGCTTCATTTGAACTAGTATTTAGTTTATCAACATTTGTTAATAATACATTTGAGCTTTTTCTTAGTGTTAAACCATTTGATTTATTTTCAACTAACATTTCAGTTATCGAATCACCTAAAATATTTACTCCATTTGCAAGATTTAAAAGATGTT
Protein-coding regions in this window:
- a CDS encoding iron-containing alcohol dehydrogenase — its product is MENFSFYNPTKIEFGKDKEKNIGKYLSVYNIKKVLLVYGSQRVKKDGLFDSVTNSLKENGVEFIEFGGVISNPILGTIQDAIKIAKKENIEAILSVGGGSVLDSSKTIAVGTLYDGDVWDFFVGKKVIEDALPIFDIITLAATGSEMNGYAVVTNEKTKQKLSIWSSCIYPKVSVINPELQKSVSKEYLVYSASDIIAHCIEGYFTAKIQPTYMSRVVESIIKTVIETTEILIENKDDYSARGEFAWAATNALNGTTTVGTKDFSFPNHLIEHSLSALYNVPHGAGLSVVMPAWMKWYYKQNEAQFIRFAKEVFAKNSALEGIEALENWFNKIGTPTRLNQFNLSKENIPEIIENLSNQQEFSKEQLEQILNNMI